The DNA segment ACTGGTATCTACAACAGCACGTTCAATTGGTGCAGGTGTCCCAATGTGGAAGGTTTTAACAACTTCGATATTTTCCAGTGATTCCAGGCCTTTGCGGAAAGCATTTTTTTGATCTTCTGTGGTGTCGGCCTTTAGCCAGAACAAAACGTGATGAGCTATCATTTTTCTTATTTTTGGCGAATATAGGAAATCCACAGCAATTCAATAAAATACCCGCTTAGATTAGGAAC comes from the Pedobacter heparinus DSM 2366 genome and includes:
- a CDS encoding Dabb family protein — protein: MIAHHVLFWLKADTTEDQKNAFRKGLESLENIEVVKTFHIGTPAPIERAVVDTSYTFSLILFFEDLAAHDVYQVHEIHKAFLDQFRVLFEKVTIYDAN